One stretch of Halobaculum marinum DNA includes these proteins:
- a CDS encoding type IV pilin N-terminal domain-containing protein, with protein MQLSTLTHSVDAGGRERALSPIAGVVLMVAITVTLAALIGSLVIAVGVASPGIAPATTFEFSYTAVDDGYHVTATHTGGATIDAENAKSLTLTTESGHSAAFDGPVTAGDMVTVGADDPVPANTTVRVEWTSADGATTQALAVDRTPA; from the coding sequence ATGCAGTTGTCCACTCTCACACACTCGGTCGACGCCGGCGGTCGCGAGCGCGCGCTCTCGCCGATTGCGGGCGTCGTCCTCATGGTCGCGATCACCGTCACGTTGGCGGCGCTCATCGGGTCGCTGGTGATCGCCGTCGGCGTCGCCTCGCCCGGAATCGCCCCCGCTACGACGTTCGAGTTCTCGTACACCGCCGTCGACGACGGCTATCACGTCACGGCGACCCACACCGGCGGCGCGACGATAGACGCCGAGAACGCCAAGTCCCTGACGCTCACCACCGAGTCCGGTCACAGCGCCGCATTCGACGGTCCCGTCACCGCCGGCGACATGGTCACCGTCGGCGCCGACGACCCGGTCCCTGCGAACACCACCGTCCGCGTGGAGTGGACCTCCGCCGACGGCGCGACGACCCAGGCGCTCGCCGTCGACCGGACGCCGGCCTGA
- the mnhG gene encoding monovalent cation/H(+) antiporter subunit G yields MAGTIATSPPGVLVSLVVVTLVVVGSFFLLVGTVGLLRLPNVYNRLHATSKATTLGASGIALAAWAYFGPGGAGLKALVTVLFLFLTAPTGGHMISRAAQRMGIEFEDGVNWPGRIDEQPEQPADGSENADD; encoded by the coding sequence ATGGCTGGAACAATCGCAACCTCGCCGCCGGGCGTGCTCGTCTCGCTCGTCGTCGTCACGCTGGTCGTCGTCGGGTCGTTCTTCCTCCTCGTGGGGACGGTCGGCCTGCTGCGACTCCCGAACGTGTACAACCGCCTCCACGCCACCTCGAAGGCGACGACGCTGGGAGCCTCCGGTATCGCACTGGCCGCCTGGGCGTACTTCGGCCCGGGCGGCGCCGGCCTGAAGGCACTCGTCACGGTGCTGTTCTTGTTCCTGACGGCGCCGACCGGCGGCCACATGATCTCGCGGGCCGCTCAGCGGATGGGCATCGAGTTCGAGGACGGCGTCAACTGGCCCGGCCGCATCGACGAGCAGCCGGAACAGCCAGCGGACGGAAGCGAGAACGCGGACGACTGA
- a CDS encoding Na+/H+ antiporter subunit E, which translates to MMRRWITNALVFTVLWIFVRGVELTPVRLAEEALIGLLVSLPLAYAIRHFYQGPPVARSVRVVPYVLLYLAAFVRELLVANLSVARVVVSPSLPIDPAVVEVPLRVESDAAVTTIANSITLTPGTLTMDYDADANSLYVHSLSGTDILDPIRTWEDYALVIFNEPLKPGDPVPEPRTDGGDR; encoded by the coding sequence CTGATGCGTCGCTGGATCACGAACGCGTTGGTGTTCACCGTGCTGTGGATATTCGTCCGCGGCGTCGAGTTGACGCCTGTCAGACTCGCCGAGGAGGCGCTGATCGGCCTCCTCGTGAGCCTCCCGCTCGCGTACGCCATCCGTCACTTCTACCAAGGACCGCCCGTCGCGCGCAGCGTCCGGGTGGTGCCGTACGTTCTACTGTACCTCGCCGCGTTCGTGCGCGAACTGCTCGTGGCGAACCTCTCGGTCGCGCGCGTCGTCGTCTCCCCCTCGCTCCCCATCGACCCGGCGGTCGTGGAGGTGCCGCTGCGGGTGGAGTCGGACGCCGCCGTGACGACCATCGCGAACTCGATCACCCTGACGCCGGGGACGCTGACCATGGACTACGACGCAGACGCAAACAGCCTGTACGTGCACAGTCTCTCGGGCACCGACATCCTCGACCCGATCCGGACGTGGGAGGACTACGCGCTCGTCATCTTCAACGAACCGCTCAAACCCGGCGACCCGGTGCCGGAACCGCGGACCGACGGGGGCGACCGATGA
- a CDS encoding ABC transporter ATP-binding protein: MDRAEDREPLVEIDGLRKLFDQSQGIIDTVLGREPQPVRAVDGVSLDIHQGDIVGIAGESGCGKTTLGKMLVKLHDPTEGTIRFDGTDITDMTREEEREFRKRVQMIFQDPFESLNPRMTVYDTVAEPLKINEMIDGYDERRARVKEVLEDVGLGPAEVYLDAFPDELSGGERQRVAIARALVVDPDFIVCDEPVSMLDVSIRAGVLNLMKELQSEYDLTYLFISHDLSLIRYMCDRAGIMYLGNMVEQGPTDDIIDDPKHPYTEALFDAVPDVELGEDRRRANATGEVPSPRNPPSGCRYHPRCAHIIPPDSWAGSQEAFRRAYQFKLKVRRGEVSAESAESADVTDPERLLENGLTLDIPEEYRTETENESAGTRVDLGAVDLPATTRDALVEAAESVLAGDTEAALATLDDAITTPCEDRQPQPQQSGSRRVACHRYDDEGFEGLGELAGTSAGLGAAPAED, from the coding sequence ATGGACCGAGCAGAGGATCGAGAGCCGCTAGTAGAGATCGACGGGCTGCGCAAGCTCTTCGACCAGTCACAGGGAATCATCGACACCGTGCTGGGTCGCGAGCCACAGCCGGTCCGCGCGGTCGACGGCGTCTCGCTGGACATCCACCAGGGCGACATCGTCGGCATCGCTGGCGAGTCCGGCTGTGGGAAGACCACGCTCGGGAAGATGCTGGTGAAGCTCCACGACCCCACCGAGGGGACCATCCGCTTCGACGGCACGGACATCACCGACATGACCCGTGAGGAGGAGCGCGAGTTCCGCAAGCGGGTCCAGATGATCTTCCAAGACCCGTTCGAGTCGCTCAACCCCCGGATGACGGTGTACGACACCGTCGCCGAACCGCTCAAGATCAACGAGATGATCGACGGCTACGACGAGCGCCGCGCCCGGGTGAAGGAGGTACTCGAAGACGTGGGGCTTGGCCCCGCGGAGGTGTACCTCGACGCCTTCCCGGACGAACTGTCGGGCGGTGAGCGCCAACGCGTCGCCATCGCGCGGGCGCTCGTCGTCGACCCGGACTTCATCGTCTGTGACGAGCCGGTGTCGATGCTCGACGTGTCGATCCGTGCTGGCGTCCTCAACCTGATGAAGGAACTGCAGAGTGAGTACGACCTCACGTACCTGTTCATCAGCCACGACCTCTCGCTGATCCGGTACATGTGCGACCGCGCGGGCATCATGTACCTCGGCAACATGGTCGAGCAGGGGCCGACCGACGACATCATCGACGACCCGAAACACCCGTACACGGAGGCGCTGTTCGACGCGGTGCCGGACGTGGAGTTGGGCGAGGACCGCCGCCGCGCGAACGCGACCGGCGAGGTACCCTCGCCCCGGAATCCCCCGAGCGGGTGTCGCTACCACCCGCGGTGTGCCCACATCATCCCGCCGGACAGTTGGGCGGGGAGTCAGGAGGCGTTCCGACGTGCCTACCAGTTCAAACTGAAGGTTCGCCGGGGCGAGGTCTCCGCGGAGTCCGCCGAGTCGGCGGACGTCACCGACCCCGAACGCCTCCTCGAGAACGGCCTGACGCTCGACATCCCGGAAGAGTACCGGACGGAGACGGAGAACGAGAGCGCCGGCACCCGGGTCGACCTCGGGGCGGTGGACCTCCCCGCGACGACGCGCGACGCGCTGGTCGAGGCCGCCGAGTCGGTGCTCGCGGGCGACACCGAGGCCGCGCTGGCGACGCTCGACGACGCCATCACGACGCCGTGTGAGGACCGCCAACCCCAGCCGCAGCAGTCGGGGTCGCGCCGCGTCGCCTGTCACCGGTACGACGACGAGGGATTCGAGGGGCTCGGCGAACTCGCCGGGACCTCCGCCGGACTCGGCGCCGCACCGGCGGAGGACTGA
- the mbhE gene encoding hydrogen gas-evolving membrane-bound hydrogenase subunit E has product MSRPQGRETAARAADSATPKSATAQRPRVLETVLAVVFLPFLGAAITPLVYRVLGERTAYYAAAVAAVCLGLVTRLYLTGAHGLATAEWVPSLGISLAFYVDGLALLISFLASGVGVLILTYSGGYMHGEPGQAKYYATLLAFMGSMLGVALAADLFALFTFWELTSLSSFLLIGHYTSEADSQYAARKSMLITVAGGLFMLVGFLLFAWAGDTTLIVGEGSLTADATGVVETLRTAGLFLPTLLLLGVGAATKSAQVPFHVWLPNAMEAPTPVSAFLHSATMVKAGVYLVGRFRPFFLEEFAAAEAGVQAAGAAGSAAAATAEATITTVPEWTAVFTTLGLLTMTVAAVLAVGATDIKELLAYSTASHLGLIVAGFGVANTYGAEAGAFHILNHASFKAALFLVAGIIAHEAGTRKIERLRGLRHDLPVTAVIAAAASLSMAGIPPFNGFYSKELLFEATYEFAHEVGGLTWAFPVVAVLGSVFTFLYSIKFLSLFLGDRNEELGHVHSPPLAMIVPPAILAVVVGIISVDPMIAVNAIVGDAFGSTVPGEAHSFSIGLPTTLKPAVVMSAITIGVGALLWPQYDRIHDAVRAVLTGPVRANWWYDNGVEGLTATSKAVVPRVQNGLVRTYAAWALLASCALTVGAYVATGVGLPSLAVPASTTVAVGVVLAVAIVGAVAVTDAPSHVAGVLTLSILGFMVAVFYVLADAPDLALTQLTVETLVLVIFLLVLDRLPAWYGESERLTVARDAVVAGAVGLTVAVTVLVSTAASPDTIADGLIARAGLPPGEHVGLFVDYGGGYNIVNVILVDLRAFDTLGEISVVAMAALAVLTLVRMRERGEAR; this is encoded by the coding sequence ATGAGTCGACCACAGGGGCGTGAAACCGCGGCTCGTGCGGCCGATTCGGCAACACCTAAGTCCGCGACAGCCCAGCGTCCGCGTGTGCTGGAAACCGTTCTCGCCGTGGTGTTCCTCCCGTTCCTGGGAGCCGCCATCACCCCGCTCGTGTATCGGGTGCTGGGGGAGCGCACGGCGTACTATGCGGCCGCGGTGGCGGCCGTCTGTCTCGGGCTCGTCACCCGTCTGTACCTCACCGGTGCACACGGGCTGGCGACCGCCGAGTGGGTGCCGTCGCTCGGCATCTCGCTGGCCTTCTACGTCGACGGGCTGGCGCTGTTGATCTCGTTTCTCGCCTCCGGCGTCGGCGTGCTGATCCTCACCTACTCTGGTGGGTACATGCACGGCGAGCCTGGGCAGGCGAAGTATTACGCGACGCTGCTGGCGTTCATGGGCTCGATGCTCGGCGTCGCGCTCGCGGCGGACCTGTTCGCGCTGTTCACGTTCTGGGAGCTGACGAGCCTCTCGTCGTTCCTGCTCATCGGCCACTACACCAGCGAGGCCGACTCCCAGTACGCCGCGCGCAAGTCGATGCTCATCACCGTCGCCGGCGGTCTGTTCATGCTGGTCGGCTTCCTCCTGTTCGCGTGGGCGGGCGACACCACCCTCATCGTCGGCGAGGGGTCGCTCACCGCCGACGCGACGGGCGTCGTCGAGACCCTGCGGACGGCTGGGCTGTTCCTCCCGACGCTGCTCTTGCTCGGGGTCGGCGCGGCGACGAAGTCCGCGCAGGTGCCGTTCCACGTGTGGCTCCCGAACGCGATGGAGGCACCGACCCCGGTGTCGGCGTTCCTCCACTCCGCGACGATGGTGAAGGCCGGCGTCTACCTCGTCGGGCGCTTCCGCCCGTTCTTCCTCGAAGAGTTCGCCGCCGCGGAGGCCGGCGTCCAGGCGGCGGGCGCCGCCGGGTCGGCTGCCGCCGCGACCGCCGAGGCGACCATCACGACGGTCCCCGAGTGGACGGCGGTGTTCACGACGTTGGGGCTGCTCACGATGACCGTCGCCGCCGTGCTCGCGGTGGGTGCGACCGACATCAAGGAACTGCTCGCGTACTCGACGGCCTCCCACCTCGGGCTCATCGTCGCCGGCTTCGGCGTCGCCAACACGTACGGCGCAGAGGCGGGCGCGTTCCACATCCTCAACCACGCGTCGTTCAAGGCGGCGCTGTTCCTCGTCGCGGGGATCATCGCCCACGAAGCCGGCACCCGCAAGATCGAACGGCTCCGGGGGCTCCGCCACGACCTCCCCGTCACCGCGGTGATCGCGGCGGCGGCGTCGCTGTCGATGGCTGGCATCCCGCCGTTCAACGGGTTCTACTCCAAGGAACTGCTGTTCGAGGCGACGTACGAGTTCGCCCACGAGGTCGGCGGGCTGACGTGGGCGTTCCCCGTCGTCGCCGTGCTCGGGTCGGTGTTCACGTTCCTCTACTCGATCAAGTTCCTCTCGCTGTTCCTCGGCGACCGCAACGAGGAGTTGGGCCACGTCCACTCGCCGCCGCTGGCGATGATCGTGCCGCCCGCCATCCTCGCAGTCGTCGTCGGGATCATCTCCGTCGACCCGATGATCGCCGTGAACGCCATCGTCGGTGACGCGTTCGGCTCGACGGTGCCCGGCGAGGCGCACTCGTTCAGCATCGGCCTGCCGACGACGCTGAAGCCCGCGGTGGTGATGAGCGCCATCACCATCGGCGTGGGCGCGCTCCTGTGGCCGCAGTACGACCGCATCCACGACGCGGTTCGGGCGGTGTTGACCGGCCCGGTGCGGGCGAACTGGTGGTACGACAACGGCGTCGAAGGGCTGACCGCGACCTCGAAGGCGGTCGTCCCGCGCGTCCAGAACGGGCTCGTTCGCACGTACGCGGCGTGGGCCCTGCTGGCCTCGTGTGCGCTCACCGTGGGCGCGTACGTCGCCACCGGCGTCGGCCTGCCGTCGCTCGCGGTGCCCGCGTCGACGACCGTCGCGGTCGGCGTCGTGCTCGCCGTGGCTATCGTCGGTGCGGTCGCCGTCACCGACGCCCCGTCGCACGTGGCGGGCGTCCTGACGCTGTCCATCCTCGGGTTCATGGTCGCGGTGTTCTACGTCCTCGCGGACGCCCCCGACCTGGCGCTCACCCAGTTGACCGTCGAGACGCTCGTGCTCGTCATCTTCCTGCTGGTGCTCGACCGACTGCCGGCGTGGTACGGCGAGAGCGAACGCCTGACAGTCGCGCGCGACGCGGTCGTCGCCGGCGCCGTCGGCCTCACGGTCGCGGTCACGGTGCTGGTGTCGACGGCGGCGTCGCCCGACACCATCGCCGACGGGCTGATCGCTCGAGCGGGGCTCCCGCCCGGCGAGCACGTCGGCCTGTTCGTCGACTACGGTGGCGGCTACAACATCGTGAACGTCATCCTCGTCGACCTCCGGGCGTTCGACACGCTGGGCGAAATCTCCGTCGTCGCGATGGCGGCGCTGGCCGTGCTCACACTGGTTCGCATGCGCGAGCGGGGTGAGGCGCGATGA
- a CDS encoding ABC transporter ATP-binding protein — protein sequence MTLLEVNDLSIRYAVDDGSSVHATDQVSFSVERGETYGLVGESGCGKTTLAKSLVHLLDDNGYVEGGNVWFDGTLPQWTDKNGDVKQSVIDDPDKPVREDGKTDLAALTNKQIRDIRWRDIAIIPQSAMNALNPVYKVGDQIVEAILRHEPETTAEEAHERARDLLERVGIEPDRADDYAHQFSGGMKQRAVIAMAMACSPDLLIADEPTTALDVIIQDRILEELEKLQEEFGVSILVISHDISVMAEICDRMAVMYGGKVMESGPKDEIFGDTANPYTLGLKNSFPTITSADQDLVSIPGTPPTLRDPEAGCRFRERCPFAIEECHASHPPMYDVDAAEADGLVQEATDQRAHRSACYRIDELEQLRTDALKEDTWTEQRIESR from the coding sequence ATGACACTACTCGAGGTAAACGACCTCTCGATCCGCTACGCGGTCGACGACGGCTCGTCGGTCCACGCGACCGACCAGGTGAGCTTCTCGGTCGAGCGCGGGGAGACGTACGGGCTCGTCGGCGAGTCTGGCTGCGGGAAGACGACGCTCGCGAAGAGCCTCGTCCACCTGCTCGACGACAACGGCTACGTCGAGGGCGGCAACGTCTGGTTCGACGGGACGCTCCCGCAGTGGACCGACAAGAACGGCGACGTGAAGCAGTCCGTCATCGACGACCCGGACAAGCCGGTCCGCGAGGACGGCAAGACGGACCTTGCGGCGCTGACGAACAAGCAGATCCGCGACATCCGCTGGCGCGACATCGCCATCATCCCGCAGTCGGCGATGAACGCGCTCAACCCGGTGTACAAGGTCGGCGACCAGATCGTGGAGGCGATCCTCCGGCACGAACCGGAGACGACTGCGGAGGAAGCGCACGAACGCGCCCGCGACCTGCTGGAGCGGGTCGGCATCGAGCCGGATCGGGCCGACGACTACGCCCACCAGTTCTCCGGCGGGATGAAACAGCGCGCCGTCATCGCGATGGCGATGGCGTGCAGTCCGGACCTGCTCATCGCCGACGAGCCGACGACCGCACTCGACGTGATCATCCAGGACCGCATCCTGGAAGAACTGGAGAAACTCCAAGAGGAGTTCGGCGTCTCCATCCTCGTCATCAGCCACGACATCTCGGTGATGGCGGAGATCTGCGACCGGATGGCCGTGATGTACGGCGGGAAGGTCATGGAGTCGGGGCCGAAAGACGAAATCTTCGGCGACACCGCCAACCCGTACACGCTCGGGCTGAAGAACTCGTTCCCGACGATCACCTCGGCGGATCAGGACCTCGTCTCCATCCCCGGGACGCCGCCGACGCTTCGCGACCCCGAGGCAGGCTGTCGGTTCCGCGAGCGGTGCCCGTTCGCCATCGAGGAGTGTCACGCGAGCCACCCACCGATGTACGACGTGGACGCCGCCGAGGCCGACGGCCTCGTGCAGGAGGCAACCGACCAACGCGCTCACCGGTCGGCGTGTTATCGCATCGACGAGCTCGAACAGCTGCGGACTGACGCACTCAAGGAGGACACATGGACCGAGCAGAGGATCGAGAGCCGCTAG
- a CDS encoding MnhB domain-containing protein, giving the protein MSDNADRASEAHAADSSEAVSDQASNGSNHPSYDRHTTVIARTVVRVVVPIILVTAIGLLFQGHNRPGGGFIGAVLTVTAFVLVYVIFGLDYLQDELLGIDDPNDGTHAAVEQYRWLFAGGLALAAGSGLVPVVAGLPFLTQAVLFLEGVPLYGNFELASAFAFDLGVYLAVVGGLLTVLGEVGYE; this is encoded by the coding sequence ATGAGCGACAACGCCGACCGCGCGTCCGAGGCGCACGCAGCCGACTCGTCGGAGGCGGTCTCCGACCAGGCGTCGAACGGGTCGAACCACCCGAGCTACGACCGCCACACCACCGTCATCGCGCGGACGGTCGTCCGCGTCGTCGTCCCGATCATCCTCGTGACGGCGATTGGCCTGCTGTTCCAGGGGCACAACCGCCCCGGTGGCGGGTTCATCGGCGCTGTGCTCACGGTGACGGCGTTCGTGCTCGTGTACGTCATCTTCGGCTTGGACTACCTGCAAGACGAACTCTTGGGCATCGACGACCCGAACGACGGGACCCACGCTGCCGTCGAGCAGTACCGGTGGCTGTTCGCCGGTGGCCTCGCGCTCGCGGCGGGGAGCGGCCTGGTGCCGGTGGTCGCCGGACTCCCGTTCCTCACACAGGCGGTCCTCTTCTTGGAGGGCGTCCCGCTGTACGGGAACTTCGAGTTGGCGTCGGCGTTCGCGTTCGACCTCGGGGTGTACCTCGCGGTCGTGGGTGGCCTGCTCACGGTGCTCGGGGAGGTGGGGTACGAATGA
- a CDS encoding monovalent cation/H+ antiporter complex subunit F, with the protein MTEASALGGVLPLVLQGALVLAALLTLAVGYRVITGPTTPDRVVALDVIATNVVAIAALYAMIEGLGLFLDVALVLAIIGFISTITVARYVTEGDIIE; encoded by the coding sequence ATGACCGAGGCGTCCGCGCTCGGGGGCGTGCTCCCGCTCGTGTTGCAGGGTGCGCTCGTGTTGGCGGCACTGCTCACCCTCGCGGTCGGGTACCGCGTCATCACGGGGCCGACGACGCCCGACCGCGTCGTCGCGCTCGACGTGATCGCGACGAACGTCGTCGCCATCGCGGCGCTGTACGCCATGATCGAGGGGCTCGGCCTGTTCCTCGACGTGGCGCTCGTGCTCGCGATCATCGGCTTCATCAGCACCATCACCGTGGCTCGGTACGTGACCGAGGGGGACATCATCGAGTAA
- the hpt gene encoding hypoxanthine/guanine phosphoribosyltransferase, producing MDRLRQSLLDAPIIEKGEYQYFVHPISDGVPMLEPELLREIVIRIIRKAQIEDVDKIVTPAAMGIHISTALSLMTDIPLVVIRKREYGLEGEVSLSQQTGYSESEMYINDVFEGDRVLVLDDVLSTGGTMKGILDALTHIGADVVDVVAVIKKAGPNKLDDTDYSVKTLINVTVEDGEVIVVDEDGDG from the coding sequence ATGGACCGCCTGCGTCAGTCCCTGCTGGACGCGCCGATTATCGAGAAGGGCGAGTACCAGTACTTCGTGCATCCCATCAGCGACGGGGTCCCGATGCTGGAGCCCGAACTGCTCCGCGAAATCGTCATCCGGATCATCCGGAAGGCCCAGATCGAGGACGTCGACAAGATCGTCACGCCCGCCGCGATGGGGATCCACATCTCCACCGCGCTGTCGCTGATGACGGACATCCCGCTGGTCGTCATCCGCAAACGCGAGTACGGCCTCGAGGGTGAGGTGTCGCTGTCCCAGCAGACTGGCTACTCGGAGTCGGAGATGTACATCAACGACGTGTTCGAGGGCGACCGCGTGCTCGTGCTCGACGACGTGCTGTCGACCGGCGGCACGATGAAGGGCATCCTCGACGCCCTCACCCACATCGGCGCCGACGTCGTCGACGTCGTCGCGGTGATCAAGAAGGCCGGCCCGAACAAACTCGACGACACCGACTACAGCGTGAAGACGCTCATCAACGTCACCGTCGAAGACGGCGAGGTCATCGTCGTCGACGAGGACGGCGACGGATAG
- a CDS encoding ABC transporter permease, translating to MATQQESSGSDGESFKRKWEPRIERFRRGWSRFTEHRIGVLGLVILTIYTLWSIAPGVFAPHSTEWVAYLGEPPFDRRLTGEQIRSLPHPPAFGDPFFAPLGTNANGAGVLSLVIYSAKNAMYIGLAAGLLSSLVGVPLGLISGFYGDTWIDETIQRFVDIMYGLPFLPFLIVLVAIRGITTTNIIIGIAVTSWLNNCITVRGETLSLKERSYVESAKVAGASDTRIIFRHIMPNVLPISFVFLAQDAAGAVIAQASLAYLGLADFTANSWGLMLQNIQSQGYIFSAWWWLLPPGIALMLMAASFYFIGFSMEDVTNPQR from the coding sequence ATGGCTACGCAACAGGAATCATCCGGATCCGACGGAGAATCGTTCAAGCGGAAGTGGGAGCCGCGTATCGAGCGCTTCCGTCGCGGCTGGAGCCGGTTCACCGAGCACCGCATCGGCGTGCTCGGCCTCGTCATCCTCACCATCTACACGCTGTGGTCCATCGCACCCGGCGTGTTCGCGCCACACTCGACCGAGTGGGTGGCGTACCTCGGTGAGCCACCGTTCGACCGCCGCCTGACCGGCGAACAGATCCGGTCGCTGCCGCACCCGCCGGCGTTCGGCGACCCCTTCTTCGCGCCGCTGGGCACCAACGCCAACGGCGCGGGGGTGCTCTCGCTCGTAATCTACTCCGCGAAGAACGCGATGTACATCGGTCTGGCCGCGGGGCTGCTCTCCAGTCTCGTCGGCGTTCCGCTCGGTCTCATCTCGGGGTTCTACGGCGACACCTGGATCGACGAGACGATCCAGCGCTTCGTCGACATCATGTACGGCCTGCCGTTCCTGCCGTTCCTCATCGTGCTCGTCGCCATCCGCGGCATCACGACGACGAACATCATCATCGGCATCGCGGTCACCTCGTGGCTGAACAACTGCATCACGGTCCGCGGGGAGACACTCTCGCTGAAGGAGCGCTCGTACGTCGAGTCGGCGAAGGTCGCCGGCGCGTCGGACACGCGGATCATCTTCCGCCACATCATGCCGAACGTGCTCCCCATCTCGTTCGTCTTCCTCGCACAGGACGCCGCGGGCGCGGTCATCGCGCAGGCGTCGCTGGCGTACCTCGGGCTGGCGGACTTCACCGCCAACTCCTGGGGGCTGATGTTGCAGAACATCCAGTCGCAGGGGTACATCTTCTCGGCGTGGTGGTGGCTGCTGCCGCCGGGCATCGCGCTGATGCTGATGGCCGCATCGTTCTACTTCATCGGCTTCTCGATGGAGGACGTGACCAACCCACAGCGATAG
- a CDS encoding complex I subunit 5 family protein, with product MTDQIVVAPVLVALVTAIVALLARFDGHVEKGVSLAGATAYLVATIAVFDRVVLSGGGTTLTYGVSNWNAPFGIALVADSLSAFMLALAGPVVLAAAVYSVVYVGEEGQLLSYHPLFHFMVAGVSGAFLTGDVFNLFVWFEVMLMSSYVLVLFYSGREHTRAALGYVVLNLLASALMLVAIGGLYATTGTLNMADMARRLADPAAYGVALAPTLGLGSLLLAVFAVKAGIVPFHFWVPSAYRAAPAPVTAVLAGVVKKVGVYAIIRLFFTVFGGAAYVNGSTFGYVGPVLVLLACASIVYGGIGAVGREDVDGLLAFSSIGQVGFIALPLGVAMAVPSATTTLAGAETTVAVLGVAAALVYSFNHALAKPALFLASGTLHSAVGTTDFARLGGLARRAPILATGFLLGGLSLVGVPPLIGFFGKLLVFRTVAEGVAVGVPAGWLVAVTMLAGAILTIAYITRGWNAIFWGEASETVATVIPERWGRSRYTGEGNAIADGGPSVVTDRALVVQVTVVVVLAVALVGFGIGAEFVVDAATDAAQAATDTTGYVEAVDPVDPGTDYGGGDGSSGGSHSLDAFDGGEL from the coding sequence ATGACCGATCAGATCGTCGTCGCACCGGTGCTGGTCGCACTGGTGACGGCGATTGTCGCGCTGTTGGCCCGCTTCGACGGGCACGTTGAGAAGGGGGTCAGCCTCGCGGGCGCGACGGCGTACCTCGTCGCTACAATTGCAGTGTTCGACCGCGTGGTGCTGTCGGGTGGCGGGACGACGCTGACGTACGGCGTCTCCAACTGGAACGCGCCGTTCGGTATCGCGCTCGTCGCCGACTCGCTGTCGGCGTTCATGCTCGCGCTCGCTGGCCCCGTCGTGCTCGCGGCGGCCGTCTACTCGGTCGTCTACGTCGGCGAGGAGGGACAGCTGCTCTCGTACCACCCGCTGTTCCACTTCATGGTCGCCGGTGTCTCGGGGGCGTTCCTCACCGGCGACGTGTTCAACCTCTTCGTGTGGTTCGAGGTGATGCTCATGTCCAGCTACGTGCTCGTCCTCTTCTACTCGGGGCGCGAGCACACCCGCGCGGCGCTCGGCTACGTCGTGCTCAACTTGCTGGCGTCGGCGCTGATGCTCGTCGCCATCGGTGGCCTGTACGCGACGACCGGGACGCTCAACATGGCGGACATGGCCCGGCGACTCGCCGACCCGGCTGCGTACGGCGTCGCGCTGGCGCCGACGCTCGGACTCGGATCGCTCCTGCTGGCGGTGTTCGCCGTGAAGGCCGGCATAGTGCCGTTCCACTTCTGGGTGCCGTCCGCGTACCGCGCGGCGCCGGCGCCGGTGACGGCGGTGCTCGCGGGCGTCGTGAAGAAGGTCGGCGTGTACGCCATCATCCGGCTGTTCTTCACCGTGTTCGGCGGCGCCGCCTACGTGAACGGCTCCACGTTCGGCTACGTCGGACCGGTGCTCGTCCTGCTGGCGTGCGCGTCCATCGTGTACGGCGGCATCGGCGCGGTGGGGCGCGAGGACGTCGACGGCCTGCTGGCGTTCTCCAGCATCGGGCAGGTGGGGTTCATCGCACTCCCGCTGGGCGTGGCGATGGCGGTGCCGTCCGCGACGACGACGCTCGCGGGGGCGGAGACGACCGTCGCGGTGCTCGGCGTCGCGGCGGCGCTGGTGTACTCGTTCAACCACGCGCTCGCGAAGCCGGCGCTGTTCCTCGCGTCCGGCACGCTCCACTCCGCCGTGGGGACGACCGACTTCGCCCGCCTCGGCGGACTGGCGCGGCGGGCGCCGATCCTCGCGACGGGCTTCCTGCTCGGGGGCCTCTCGCTGGTGGGCGTGCCGCCGCTCATCGGCTTCTTCGGCAAACTGCTCGTGTTCCGGACCGTCGCGGAGGGTGTGGCCGTCGGGGTCCCCGCCGGCTGGCTCGTCGCCGTGACGATGCTCGCGGGTGCGATCCTCACCATCGCGTACATCACCCGCGGGTGGAACGCGATCTTCTGGGGCGAGGCGTCCGAGACGGTGGCGACCGTCATCCCCGAACGGTGGGGGCGGAGCCGGTACACGGGCGAGGGGAACGCCATCGCGGACGGCGGCCCCTCGGTCGTCACCGACCGCGCGCTCGTCGTGCAGGTGACGGTCGTCGTCGTGCTGGCGGTGGCGCTGGTCGGCTTCGGCATCGGCGCGGAGTTCGTCGTCGACGCGGCGACCGACGCCGCGCAGGCCGCGACCGACACGACCGGCTACGTCGAGGCCGTCGATCCGGTCGACCCGGGCACCGACTACGGCGGGGGCGACGGTAGCTCCGGCGGGAGTCACAGCCTCGACGCGTTCGACGGGGGTGAGCTCTGA